Genomic segment of Bacillus sp. FJAT-45350:
ATTACTTAGCTTACATGTATGCGAAAACTCCTGAAAGATGTACAGATGCAAAGGACTTTATCTTACAAAACATGTATGAGGAAGAGCTTGCTGGTGACCGTCACACTGATTTATTAATCCGTTTCGCTGAAGTTTGTGGAACAACAAAAGAGCGTGTAGAAGATCCAAAAAACATGGTTGCAACTACAAGAGCATTACAAAGCTGGTGCTATGCAGTAGCGATGCGTGAGAATTTTGTTGTTGCGACAGCTGCATTAGTAGTAGGTCTTGAATCACAAGTACCAGCAATCTATCGTAAGCAAACTCCAATTCTACGTGAGCAATATGGATTCACAGATGAGGAAATTGAATTCTTCGATTTACACATCGTATCTGATGAAATTCACGGAGAGCGTGGATACAAAATTGTACTAGAATACGCAGATACTCCAGAGCTTCAACAACGTTGTCTAGAAATCGTACGTGAAGGAGCAGATATGCGTCGCATGTATATGGATGGCTTATACCAAGCTTATTTAAAAGAGGATCTAGAAGTAAGCGTATAATAAGTTTGTCATAGATAAAAGGGCAACCCTTCTCTTACTGGGTTGCTCTTTTTTCTATTTAAAATTAAGTTTCAATCATACAAATTATCTATTTTTTAAAGCAAAATTAAAGATGTTTATTTGTGATAGGGATACACTAAGTGGTATAATTTGTTTAAGCATCTTATTTGTTAGTAAACATAGATAGGTAATGACATACGTCAGATTCATCTTAGATATAGTACTAATTGTTGTGGTAAAGATTACTAATCGTTTATACTAAGTTTACTTTGTATACAATGTACGGGGAGGGATTTTAGATGGATGTTTGGTCGCAGGAAGAAATGATACCTATTCGGGAACGGGCATATCGTTATTTAAAAAATTTAATACTAGAAGGTGAATTTAAGGCTGGAGACCGGTTAATTGAACGAGAACTAGCAGAAAAGCTGAATATTAGTAGAACACCAATTAGAGAAGCATTGTTTAGGTTAGAATCACAAGGTTTTGTGGAAACAGTTCCGCGTAAAGGAGTCGTTGTTTCCAAAATATCAACAGAGGATATTATCGAAGTTTTTACTATTCTATCTTCGTTAGAAGTTCTAGTAGCTAAATTAGCAGCGCAAAAAATGAGTGAAAGTACACAAAAGGAATTCGATAAATGGATTTATAAAATTCAAGCAGTTCTTGATGGCAAAGACGACTATGATATATCAAAACTTCATATCGAGATAAGTCATGTTCTTTATCAAGCAGCAAAGAGTCCGAAATTGTATGAGATGTTAGTAGATTTAATTGACTATATACGTGCCTTTGCTAATATCGGTCATAAAATGGAAGGGCGAATGGAAGAATCAATGAGAGAGCATTTGCACGTTCTAAAAGCTGTAAGAAACCAAGAGGTAGAGATGGCAGAGAACTTAACTAAAATTCACATTGAAAATTCGAAAAAAGCGTTTATTGACTCGATTAAAGCAAACAAAAAAGAAAAAGTATAGATATAAGATTTCTAAAAAGGGTACTAAAAAAGTGAAACCTACACTTTTTTAGTACCCTTTTAGTTATCAGCGAAGCCGTTGTCACTTTAATAAAATGCACTCAATTAATTGCACTAGTTTTTACGCCTTCCATTTTTATTGAATTTTCTAAAAATATATATTGAGTAATCATTGCGGCTGTGGTATATTGTATACCAATAGAGATAAGTATGATTACTATTCTACATGAACCGAGGAAAACATTAACCAGAGTAAATGAGTACTGATGACTATTTTTAGGGGGAATTGAAATGATTTATGTTTGTCAAAGTCATGTTTCTGAAGGTGTAAAAATGCTACGTGTTCCGCATGTGAAAAAGGTTGATCACGAAGCAGGTTGTTTAATTTGTAAGAGAAGAGCTTCATTTGAGGTTTACTACTATAAAGCTGGTAAACGATTTAGTAAAGTAATGGCACCAAAACAGATAGCAAATTAACTTTGGTTTAGAAACCGGAGGGGAAACGAAACTATGATTATAGTTGAGGATGTTGAGAAAAGAATTGACCAGTTAAATATTAAAATCCCTGAACTACCAAAGCAATCTGGAAATTATTTATTGGCAAAGCAGTACGGAAATCTATTATATATTAGCGGCGTTACGTGTAAATGGGACGGAGCTATTCCTTACAAAGGAAAAGTCGGTGAGCATATTTCTGTAGAAGAAGGCTATGAAGCAGCAAAAATTTGTGCAATTAATCATTTAGCCGTCATTAAGTCAATGACAGGTGATCTTAATAGCGTGAATAATATTATTAAACTAGTTGGTTATGTCAATTGCCATGCTAACTTTGGAGAAATACCTAAGGTAATAAATGGAGCTTCAGATCTTCTAATAGATGTATATGGAGAAAGGGGCAAACATGCTCGGTGTGCTGTAGGAGTTAACTCACTCCCAGGAACAGCATCAGTGGAAACGGAAATGATTGTAGAATTAAAATAAAATGGTAGAGGATGTTGCATTTGAGCCTGCTGAAAAAGTGTGTTTTTCACTATTTTCCGCAGGCTCTATGTAATGTGCGAAGCCGTTGCCTCTTTTTAAAAGCTTGCTACGAGTGGTTTTCTCGTAGCAAGCGCGCAACGTGCGGAGCCATTACCACTTCTTGAGGTAACTATCTTGGACTTTTTCAGCAGAATCGTTGCAATGCAACATTCTTTTTTTTTGTTTTAAACGGAAGATGGCTTCACTTATTGCCTATTAGGTAAACAGACTATTTCTAATAAAAAAAAACCACGCTTAGTTAAGCGTGGGCAATAGCAATACGTTCTAATCTTGAGTCATCTGAGTTCGGTCCTGATAATTCTTCTAGTTCTTCTCGTG
This window contains:
- a CDS encoding GntR family transcriptional regulator, which produces MDVWSQEEMIPIRERAYRYLKNLILEGEFKAGDRLIERELAEKLNISRTPIREALFRLESQGFVETVPRKGVVVSKISTEDIIEVFTILSSLEVLVAKLAAQKMSESTQKEFDKWIYKIQAVLDGKDDYDISKLHIEISHVLYQAAKSPKLYEMLVDLIDYIRAFANIGHKMEGRMEESMREHLHVLKAVRNQEVEMAENLTKIHIENSKKAFIDSIKANKKEKV
- a CDS encoding RidA family protein — protein: MIIVEDVEKRIDQLNIKIPELPKQSGNYLLAKQYGNLLYISGVTCKWDGAIPYKGKVGEHISVEEGYEAAKICAINHLAVIKSMTGDLNSVNNIIKLVGYVNCHANFGEIPKVINGASDLLIDVYGERGKHARCAVGVNSLPGTASVETEMIVELK
- a CDS encoding TenA family transcriptional regulator; this translates as YLAYMYAKTPERCTDAKDFILQNMYEEELAGDRHTDLLIRFAEVCGTTKERVEDPKNMVATTRALQSWCYAVAMRENFVVATAALVVGLESQVPAIYRKQTPILREQYGFTDEEIEFFDLHIVSDEIHGERGYKIVLEYADTPELQQRCLEIVREGADMRRMYMDGLYQAYLKEDLEVSV